The Triticum aestivum cultivar Chinese Spring chromosome 7B, IWGSC CS RefSeq v2.1, whole genome shotgun sequence genome window below encodes:
- the LOC123162933 gene encoding uncharacterized protein, giving the protein MGIVDALITSAGAIGKELGQSITTNMEFISDKNCVEQHVANGGCIDEFITAVDECHPRQIKTREDPAERVLDADACVKATAALRECFEGNRLWFAQQYIRRMDEGLDEDWKPSPEKVQEEELKRFRWWTGMRRS; this is encoded by the coding sequence ATGGGGATCGTGGATGCGTTGATTACATCGGCCGGAGCAATAGGCAAAGAACTAGGCCAATCAATAACGACAAACATGGAATTCATCAGCGACAAGAACTGCGTCGAGCAGCACGTGGCCAACGGCGGGTGCATCGATGAGTTCATCACGGCAGTAGACGAGTGCCACCCCAGGCAGATCAAGACTCGGGAGGACCCCGCCGAGCGCGTCCTCGACGCCGATGCGTGTGTCAAGGCGACGGCGGCGCTGCGTGAGTGCTTCGAGGGCAACCGCCTGTGGTTCGCGCAGCAGTACATACGGCGCATGGACGAGGGCCTCGATGAGGACTGGAAGCCATCGCCAGAGAAGGTTCAGGAGGAAGAGCTGAAAAGGTTCAGGTGGTGGACTGGCATGAGGAGAAGCTAG